In the Mytilus trossulus isolate FHL-02 chromosome 1, PNRI_Mtr1.1.1.hap1, whole genome shotgun sequence genome, one interval contains:
- the LOC134717779 gene encoding uncharacterized protein LOC134717779 has protein sequence MSNSDDEDSSKSMYNFIIGGWTNLKSAIQRRNDDSLTPGSQQSVLYDTPDVCKCDEYRPFWISAIHGVIMMGKGLIVGRNVIAELTDPNPFTVRSIGIYTNWENLGEWKVQIEGKNCFLFLIS, from the coding sequence ATGTCGAATTCAGACGATGAAGACTCCTCAAAGTCcatgtataattttattattggtGGCTGGACAAATTTAAAATCAGCTATTCAAAGACGGAATGACGATTCACTTACACCGGGTAGCCAGCAAAGCGTCCTTTACGACACTCCTGACGTTTGTAAATGCGATGAATACCGACCATTCTGGATCAGTGCTATACACGGAGTTATAATGATGGGAAAAGGACTTATCGTTGGTAGAAATGTTATAGCTGAGTTGACCGACCCAAATCCTTTTACAGTGAGAAGCATTGGAATATACACAAATTGGGAAAATTTAGGAGAATGGAAGGTACAGATTGAAGGTAAAAATTGTTTCcttttcttaatttcttaa
- the LOC134717875 gene encoding uncharacterized protein LOC134717875 — protein MAGTETTKKRPKREMKENKQLVKRQLKRCRLDHSEWSERDQANAKNNKGNWSECDDTTNTLDPVMTLRDGEEEEWEPIIIVTLACTKFELGCSFDVTFSECDPTSNMVTKSYIPTTDDDDSCENRSFEYYIKINGKEEKMSREKSQQKNK, from the exons ATGGCAGGAACAGAAACAACAAAGAAAAGACCAAAACGAGAGATGAAAGAGAATAAACAGCTTGTAAAAAGGCAACTTAAAA gATGCCGGTTAGACCACAGTGAGTGGAGTGAACGCGATCAAGCA aatgCAAAAAACAACAAGGGAAACTGGAGTGAATGTGATGACACAACAAACACATTAGACCCAGTTATGACATTACGGGACGGAGAAGAAGAAGAATGGGAACCAATCATTATTGTCACCCTTGCATGTACAAAGTTTGAGC TCGGATGCAgttttgatgttacctttagtGAATGTGATCCTACAAGTAACATGGTTACAAAATCGTACATACCAACAACAGATGATGATGATTCATGTGAAAACAGGtcatttgaatattatataaagattaaTGGAAAAGAAGAGAAAATGTCAAGAGAAAAGAGccaacagaaaaataaatag